A section of the Vidua macroura isolate BioBank_ID:100142 chromosome 23, ASM2450914v1, whole genome shotgun sequence genome encodes:
- the NBL1 gene encoding neuroblastoma suppressor of tumorigenicity 1 produces the protein MRPPSPGWCRISAELAMMLWFVVGALFPALLLAAPPPINKLALFPDKSAWCEAKNITQIVGHSGCESKSIQNRACLGQCFSYSVPNTFPQSTESLVHCDSCMPAQSMWEIVTLDCPGNEEIPRVDKLVEKILHCSCQACGKEPSHEGALFNVYLNAEENMPHEGPAPHHYPHHQQELEEPPASSHHHHHEEEGEE, from the exons ATGCGCCCGCCGTCGCCTGGCTG GTGTAGGATTTCGGCAGAGCTGGCCATGATGTTATGGTTCGTGGTGGGGGCCCTGTTCCCAGCGCTGCTCCTGGCCGCTCCACCGCCCATAAACAAGCTCGCCCTCTTCCCGGACAAGAGTGCCTGGTGCGAGGCCAAGAACATCACCCAGATCGTGGGGCACAGCGGCTGCGAGTCCAAATCCATCCAGAACAG GGCCTGTCTGGGACAGTGCTTCAGCTACAGCGTCCCCAACACCTTCCCCCAGTCCACAGAGTCCCTGGTTCACTGCGACTCCTGCATGCCAGCCCAGTCCATGTGGGAAATC GTGACACTGGACTGCCCAGGCAACGAGGAGATCCCCAGGGTGGACAAGCTGGTGGAGAAGAtcctgcactgcagctgccaggcCTGTGGGAAGGAGCCGAGCCACGAGGGAGCCCTGTTCAACGTGTACCTGAACGCCGAGGAGAACATGCCCCACGAGGGGCCCGCGCCCCACCACTACCCCCAccaccagcaggagctggaggagccgCCGGCCTccagccaccaccaccaccacgaGGAGGAGGGCGAGGAGTGA